In Monodelphis domestica isolate mMonDom1 chromosome 4, mMonDom1.pri, whole genome shotgun sequence, one DNA window encodes the following:
- the LOC100017162 gene encoding olfactory receptor 2AJ1-like, which yields MLEEKNHTFSKDFILLGILDPNKYGFLFLSFLLIIFMVAIMGNSILILLIRLDIRLHTPMYFLLSHLSFMDILHISNIFPKMANNFISGRKSITFTGCGFQVFFSLIFLGAECLLLTVMSYDRYVAICHPLRYPILMSHRISVIMAASCWLVAIINSTIHTTYVLYIPFCGTRAIDHFFCEVPAMLKLSCVDTSHYERGVYVSAVFFLLIPFSIILASYGQILRTVLHIKSMEAQKKAFSTCSSHLTVVVMYYGPFIFTYMRPKSYHTPGQDKILAVLYTILTPMLNPMIYSLRNKDVLCAMKKVLGSVLMHRN from the coding sequence ATGTTGGAAGAAAAGAATCATACTTTTTCTAAAGATTTCATCCTATTAGGAATATTGGATCCAAACAAATATGGATTTCtattcttgtcatttcttctcaTCATTTTTATGGTGGCAATAATGGGGAACTCAATCTTGATACTTCTTATCCGCCTTGACATCCGGCTCCACACTCCAATGTACTTTCTACTCAGTCATCTCTCCTTCATGGACATTTTGCACATCTCGAACATCTTTCCCAAGATGGCAAACAACTTCATATCTGGCAGGAAGTCTATCACATTTACAGGTTGTGGATTCCAGGTCTTCTTCTCCCTAATCTTCCTGGGTGCTGAATGCCTTCTTCTCACAGTCATGTCGTATGATCGCTACGTAGCCATCTGCCATCCATTGCGTTATCCCATTCTCATGAGCCATCGGATCAGTGTCATTATGGCTGCTTCATGCTGGCTCGTGGCAATCATCAACTCTACAATTCATACAACTTATGTACTCTACATCCCCTTTTGTGGCACAAGGGCCATTGACCACTTTTTCTGTGAAGTTCCAGCCATGTTGAAACTTTCCTGTGTTGACACATCACATTATGAAAGAGGAGTCTATGTGAGTGCTGTATTCTTCCTCTTAATTCCTTTTTCCATCATTCTTGCCTCCTATGGTCAGATTCTCCGTACTGTGCTTCACATTAAATCTATGGAGGCCCAGAAAAAAGCCTTCTCCACTTGTTCCTCCCATCTGACTGTGGTTGTCATGTACTATGGGCCATTTATCTTCACATACATGAGGCCAAAGTCTTATCATACTCCAGGCCAGGACAAGATCTTGGCTGTCTTATATACTATCCTCACTCCCATGCTCAACCCTATGATCTATAGCCTCAGAAATAAAGATGTCTTATGTGCCATGAAGAAGGTTTTAGGAAGTGTTCTCATGCACagaaattaa
- the LOC100618976 gene encoding olfactory receptor 2L3-like, whose protein sequence is MEEWNHTTTGFILLGLFAPTKTGLLLFLLVVLIFLIALLGNSTMILLIWMDGHLHTPMYFLLSQLSLMDLMYICCTVPKMVVNYLSGDNSISIVACGFQSVCFLIMACAEGLLLASMAYDRYVAICRPLHYPVLMNKRMCLLMITGSWVFSSINSIFHTVYALSMPYCKSRIINHFFCDIPAMVPLACMDTWAYEYTVFFSTNLFLLVPFLGIMASYGRVLYAVHHMRSSQGKKKAFTTCSTHLTVVTFYYAPFVYTYLRPPSLRSPEEDKNLAVFYTILTPMLNPIIYSLRNKEVLGALQRVSGRFLPQKE, encoded by the coding sequence ATGGAGGAATGGAACCACACCACCACTGGTTTCATCTTGCTGGGACTGTTTGCCCCAACAAAAACTGGtctgctcctcttcctcctggTGGTCCTCATCTTCCTGATTGCCTTGTTGGGTAACTCAACCATGATTCTCCTCATCTGGATGGATGGCCACCTCCATACCCCCATGTACTTCCTACTCAGTCAACTCTCCCTCATGGACCTAATGTATATTTGTTGTACAGTTCCCAAGATGGTGGTCAACTACTTGTCTGGAGACAATTCCATTTCTATAGTGGCTTGTGGCTTCCAAAGTGTTTGTTTCTTAATCATGGCATGTGCTGAAGGGTTACTCCTGGCCTCCATGGCCTATGACCGCTATGTGGCCATTTGCCGTCCCCTCCATTATCCTGTCCTCATGAACAAGAGAATGTGTTTGCTGATGATCACTGGATCTTGGGTCTTTTCATCCATCAATTCCATTTTTCATACAGTGTATGCACTCTCTATGCCCTATTGCAAGTCCAGAATCATTAACCATTTCTTCTGTGATATCCCCGCCATGGTGCCTCTGGCCTGCATGGATACCTGGGCCTATGAGTATACTGTGTTCTTTAGCACCAACCTATTCCTTTTGGTCCCTTTCCTTGGCATCATGGCTTCCTATGGCCGGGTTCTCTATGCTGTCCACCACATGCGCTCATCACAAGGGAAGAAGAAAGCCTTCACCACCTGTTCCACCCACCTGACTGTGGTTACCTTCTACTATGCTCCATTTGTGTACACATATCTGAGGCCCCCATCTTTGCGTTCCCCAGAAGAGGACAAGAACTTGGCTGTCTTCTACACAATTCTCACCCCTATGCTTAACCCCATCATCTATAGCCTGAGAAATAAGGAAGTGTTGGGGGCCCTGCAAAGAGTCTCTGGGAGAttcctaccacaaaaagaatag